The Syntrophorhabdaceae bacterium genome segment CATGTCAAGAAAAATGATTCAAGTATCGTAAGGCCACAGTCTCTATCACCCTGTTTAGCCGCAGACAACTTCGGATAAAACCGGATGAAGGCGCGTGAATTGAGAATGACTGCGATGTGCCTGGCCGGCCAAATACTCTCGGCGCTGCGGCCCGGAGAGCGTCCAACCGGTGGTGTCGCCTGTTGGGCGGAAGAGACGCTTTCTTCCGCAGCTTATCCGGTTTGTCGATGGCGAGAAAAGGGGTTTGTACTGAAACTGAGGATTTGCCAAGTATCACAACCATCCCTTCCAAAATATATATTTTTGCGGAATTTGCTTGACACCTTGCTCGCATCATGATAATGATTATCATTAGCGTTGTAAGGGACAATCGTCATTTCAACGCAGATCCCATATTTTTTTATCGGTTGTATGATAATGATTGTCATTTGCATTGTCATCTCTTTTGGATAGGGAGGAGGAAAGAAATGGAACAGGCCGCATGGGACACAAGGTCCAGACCGGACCGCAGAAGGGATTTCAGGGAGGCGGGTCCGGCGACCGGGGGGTGCCTGCTATGATCCCTCTCGGGCTCCTGAAGAAGGGCGATGACGCAGAGATCATGGACATAAAGACCTCGAAGAAGGAGCCCCAATCTCCTTCAGAAGGCGGGGCCGCCCGTGACGGCCTCTCCCGCCTGGAAGATATGGGTCTGAGGAAGGGAAAATGGGTGCGTATCCTCAGTAATGAGATGGGCGGCCTGCTCCTCGTGAAAGTTGACGAATCGCGCATCGCCATGAGCCGCGGCACGGCCATGAGAATTCTCGTAAAAAGGAGGACACTATGAATGTTTCCACCCTCAAAAAGGGGGAAAGGGCAAGGATCACCGGTATTGCA includes the following:
- a CDS encoding FeoA family protein, translating into MGHKVQTGPQKGFQGGGSGDRGVPAMIPLGLLKKGDDAEIMDIKTSKKEPQSPSEGGAARDGLSRLEDMGLRKGKWVRILSNEMGGLLLVKVDESRIAMSRGTAMRILVKRRTL